One Natranaerovirga hydrolytica genomic region harbors:
- a CDS encoding ATP-binding protein — MMKEISMHILDVVTNSIRGEANHIKIKIKENHLKDWMVIMIEDNGIGIDKEMLDDIKNPFVTSRTLRKVGLGIPFFNQTCISCNGQLNILSKKGKGTIVIGTMQLSHIDKPPLGNMVTTLTSLITSYKDINIEYYHQVNQNEFDISTLEIKEALGEDVVLNHPKVYIQLKKIIEENITNLYE; from the coding sequence ATGATGAAAGAAATTTCGATGCATATATTAGACGTGGTTACAAACAGTATAAGAGGTGAAGCGAATCATATAAAAATCAAAATAAAAGAAAACCATTTGAAAGATTGGATGGTTATTATGATTGAAGATAATGGAATAGGTATAGACAAAGAAATGCTGGATGACATTAAGAATCCTTTTGTGACCTCTCGGACATTAAGAAAAGTTGGGTTAGGGATTCCTTTTTTTAATCAAACATGTATCAGTTGTAATGGACAGTTAAACATCTTGTCAAAGAAAGGTAAAGGAACCATTGTAATAGGTACTATGCAGTTAAGCCATATTGATAAGCCACCCTTAGGGAATATGGTAACCACCCTTACAAGCTTAATTACCTCCTATAAGGATATTAATATTGAGTATTACCACCAGGTTAATCAGAATGAATTTGACATAAGTACTTTAGAGATCAAAGAGGCTTTAGGAGAAGACGTCGTTCTGAATCATCCAAAAGTGTATATTCAGTTAAAAAAAATAATAGAAGAAAATATAACAAACTTGTATGAATGA
- the rsxC gene encoding electron transport complex subunit RsxC produces the protein MGALTFKRGIHPKDLKKATMNKPVKYILPKGDLVYPLVQHMGVPCKPLVKKGDHVLVGEKIGESDAVFSSPIHSTVSGTVKNIKPMLVQNGSKVNSIIVENDGEYTEHERIQPIDNPEKLTPEEIRNIIKEAGIVGMGGACFPTHIKLTPPKDKKIDYIVVNGSECEPYLTSDYRVMLEEPERIVLGLKMVLKLFPDAKAIIGIEDNKKKGIEILEEHTKDEDRIEVVTLKTKYPQGAEKQLVSAITGRKFMSKQLPLDVGCIVQNIETIVAIHRAIYRGRPIMRRIVTVSGGAIKEPKNIKVKIGTNFQELIDEAGGFVSEPAKLIAGGPMMGLSIFSLDLPVIKGTSAILCLTEKEAKVFEESNCIRCGKCVGACANGLLPLLLNQYVLKNDNEMFLKYNGMECCECGSCSYVCPSKRHIAQTIKTKRREMLANKKR, from the coding sequence ATGGGGGCTTTGACTTTTAAAAGAGGAATCCATCCAAAGGATTTAAAAAAGGCTACAATGAATAAGCCAGTTAAATATATCCTACCCAAAGGAGATTTGGTTTATCCCCTTGTACAACATATGGGTGTACCGTGTAAACCTTTAGTAAAAAAAGGGGATCACGTACTAGTAGGAGAAAAAATTGGAGAATCAGATGCTGTTTTTTCATCACCAATTCATAGTACAGTTTCAGGTACGGTAAAGAATATTAAACCGATGTTGGTACAAAACGGTTCTAAAGTAAATTCAATTATTGTTGAGAATGATGGTGAATATACAGAGCATGAACGTATACAACCAATCGACAATCCAGAAAAATTAACACCTGAAGAAATTAGAAACATTATTAAAGAAGCAGGTATAGTTGGAATGGGCGGTGCTTGTTTCCCAACACATATCAAATTAACACCACCAAAAGATAAAAAAATCGACTACATTGTTGTCAATGGATCTGAATGTGAGCCTTATTTAACTTCAGATTATAGAGTCATGTTAGAAGAACCTGAAAGAATTGTTTTAGGTTTAAAAATGGTGTTAAAATTATTTCCTGATGCAAAAGCAATTATTGGAATAGAAGACAATAAGAAAAAGGGAATAGAAATTTTAGAAGAACATACAAAAGACGAAGATAGGATTGAAGTTGTAACACTTAAAACGAAATACCCACAAGGTGCAGAAAAACAACTTGTTAGTGCTATAACTGGCAGAAAGTTTATGTCAAAACAATTGCCTTTAGATGTGGGATGTATTGTTCAAAATATTGAGACCATAGTAGCCATTCATAGAGCCATTTATAGGGGAAGACCGATAATGCGTAGAATTGTTACGGTATCTGGTGGCGCTATTAAAGAGCCAAAAAATATCAAAGTAAAAATTGGGACAAATTTTCAAGAGCTTATTGATGAAGCTGGTGGCTTTGTTAGCGAGCCAGCAAAATTGATTGCTGGTGGGCCTATGATGGGACTATCTATCTTTTCTTTAGATTTGCCTGTTATTAAAGGTACTTCCGCAATCTTATGTTTGACTGAAAAAGAAGCTAAAGTTTTTGAAGAATCCAATTGCATCAGATGTGGCAAATGTGTGGGGGCATGTGCGAATGGTTTATTGCCATTACTATTGAATCAATATGTCCTTAAAAATGACAATGAAATGTTCCTTAAGTATAACGGTATGGAATGTTGTGAATGTGGTAGTTGTTCATATGTCTGTCCATCAAAAAGACATATTGCACAGACGATTAAAACAAAAAGACGTGAAATGTTAGCAAACAAAAAAAGATAG
- a CDS encoding RnfABCDGE type electron transport complex subunit D has protein sequence MSDNMLVVSSSPHMRSNESTQRIMRDVIIALLPATFFGIYNFGLDALLVTIISILTCVISEYLFQKVADRRNTVMDLSAVLTGLLLALNLPHTVPFWIPILGGSFAIIIVKQIFGGLGQNFMNPALAARAFLVLSYAEIMTNWQYDGLTTATPLSLLKSGASMPPIQDVFLGNIGGSMGEVSALALLIGAAYLLIRKIITWRIPFLFIGTVLLFAGILGDGFSVNYLAYQLFSGGLILGAFFMATDYSSSPVTPIGQIIFAIGAGLITVLIRLYSGMDEGVSYAILFMNLCVPIIEKYTVPKAFGEGDTYEAK, from the coding sequence ATGTCGGATAATATGTTAGTCGTTTCATCATCTCCTCATATGCGTTCTAATGAATCAACTCAGCGCATTATGAGAGACGTGATTATTGCATTATTACCAGCAACATTTTTTGGAATCTATAACTTTGGTTTAGACGCGTTACTTGTTACTATAATATCAATACTGACTTGTGTCATATCAGAGTATTTATTTCAAAAAGTAGCAGATAGAAGAAATACAGTTATGGATTTAAGTGCTGTTTTAACAGGTTTATTATTAGCACTTAATTTACCACATACAGTGCCTTTTTGGATACCAATATTAGGTGGTTCGTTTGCCATTATAATTGTTAAACAAATATTTGGTGGATTAGGACAAAACTTTATGAATCCAGCTTTAGCGGCTAGAGCATTTTTAGTGTTGTCTTATGCTGAGATTATGACCAATTGGCAATATGATGGATTAACAACTGCAACACCATTAAGTTTATTAAAGAGTGGTGCTTCTATGCCTCCAATTCAAGATGTGTTTTTGGGAAATATTGGTGGAAGTATGGGAGAAGTATCTGCTTTAGCTTTATTAATAGGTGCAGCTTATTTATTAATTAGAAAGATTATAACTTGGAGAATCCCATTTTTATTTATTGGGACAGTTCTACTTTTTGCTGGAATATTAGGTGATGGATTTAGTGTCAATTATCTTGCGTACCAATTGTTCTCTGGCGGATTAATCTTAGGAGCTTTTTTTATGGCCACAGATTATTCTTCATCTCCTGTTACACCAATTGGGCAAATTATCTTTGCTATTGGAGCAGGTTTAATAACTGTTTTAATCAGACTGTATAGCGGTATGGATGAAGGTGTAAGTTATGCCATCTTATTTATGAATTTATGTGTTCCAATTATAGAAAAATACACAGTCCCTAAAGCGTTTGGAGAGGGGGATACTTATGAAGCAAAATAG
- a CDS encoding RnfABCDGE type electron transport complex subunit G yields MKQNRIILNALILFAITIIAGGLLGFVYEVTKEPIAHQLALAEFAALEEVAGDVDTFEEIEEIFEDEEGPVLIQQITQSIKDGEVIGYNFVVTTSRAYDGTMTVAVGIGIDGMTNGISIINHTETPGLGSRITDEDFKNQFKDREALEFAIDSGDNPVDSISSATVSTNAVIGAVNRAVDYYHEHLKEAQ; encoded by the coding sequence ATGAAGCAAAATAGAATTATACTCAATGCATTGATTTTATTTGCCATAACCATTATTGCAGGTGGACTACTTGGGTTCGTATATGAAGTGACCAAAGAACCAATCGCTCACCAACTGGCTTTAGCTGAATTTGCAGCTTTAGAAGAAGTTGCTGGAGATGTAGACACATTTGAAGAAATAGAAGAAATTTTTGAAGATGAAGAAGGTCCAGTATTAATTCAACAAATAACCCAGTCAATAAAAGACGGTGAAGTAATTGGTTATAACTTTGTTGTCACAACGTCAAGAGCTTATGATGGTACAATGACAGTTGCTGTTGGTATTGGTATTGATGGTATGACAAATGGGATCTCTATTATTAATCATACAGAAACACCTGGACTGGGTTCGAGAATTACAGATGAAGATTTTAAAAATCAGTTTAAAGATAGAGAAGCTTTAGAATTTGCTATTGATTCTGGAGATAATCCTGTGGATAGCATTAGTAGTGCAACAGTATCAACCAATGCAGTTATTGGAGCTGTTAATAGAGCAGTAGATTATTATCATGAACATCTAAAGGAGGCACAGTAA
- the rsxE gene encoding electron transport complex subunit RsxE, whose protein sequence is MKQLFERLKTGIFTENPIFIQMLGMCPTLAVTTSANDGIGMGLATTAVLIASNIVISLLRNIIPNKVRIPAFIVIIASFVTIVDLVMQAYLNDLHGQLGIFIPLIVVNCAILGRAESYASKNKVFPSIFDGIGMGLGFTLALGLIGATRELLGVGTILGMQIVPDSIPTIGIFVLAPGAFFVLGMLLAVFNHISNKKSKEA, encoded by the coding sequence ATGAAGCAGTTATTTGAAAGATTAAAAACCGGTATATTTACAGAAAATCCTATTTTTATACAAATGCTTGGTATGTGTCCAACTTTAGCGGTTACGACTTCTGCAAATGATGGTATTGGTATGGGTTTAGCAACTACAGCGGTATTAATTGCCTCTAATATTGTTATTTCTTTGCTTAGAAATATCATACCTAATAAAGTACGTATACCAGCATTTATTGTAATCATAGCATCTTTTGTTACAATAGTGGATTTAGTCATGCAAGCCTATCTTAATGATTTACATGGGCAGCTGGGCATATTTATTCCATTGATTGTTGTTAACTGTGCCATTTTAGGGCGTGCAGAGTCTTATGCGTCTAAGAATAAAGTGTTCCCATCTATCTTTGATGGTATTGGTATGGGATTAGGCTTTACATTAGCACTTGGGTTAATTGGTGCGACACGTGAATTATTAGGTGTGGGGACTATTCTTGGAATGCAAATTGTACCCGATAGTATTCCAACCATTGGGATTTTTGTATTGGCACCAGGTGCATTTTTCGTTCTTGGAATGTTGTTAGCGGTATTTAATCATATAAGTAACAAAAAATCGAAAGAAGCTTAG
- the rsxA gene encoding electron transport complex subunit RsxA, translated as MEIFLLFFGAVLVNNVILSRFLGVCPFLGVSKKVETATGMGMAVTFVMTLASIISYLVYNYILVLLRIEFLYTIAFILVIASLVQLVEIVIQKISPTLYQALGVFLPLITTNCAVLGIAILNMENYHDSLFKSIVHGLGAAVGFTLAIVLLAGIREKIEYNDIPKAFQGFSIVLITAGLMAIAFLGFDGLF; from the coding sequence ATGGAGATATTTTTATTATTTTTTGGTGCAGTTTTAGTTAATAACGTAATACTGTCTAGATTCTTAGGCGTCTGTCCTTTCCTAGGTGTTTCGAAAAAAGTAGAAACAGCAACAGGAATGGGAATGGCGGTTACTTTTGTTATGACTTTAGCATCCATTATTTCATACTTGGTATACAATTATATATTGGTGCTATTAAGGATTGAGTTTTTATATACAATAGCTTTTATTTTGGTTATTGCATCATTGGTTCAGTTGGTGGAGATTGTTATTCAAAAAATCAGCCCAACTTTATACCAAGCGTTAGGTGTCTTCTTGCCCCTTATTACAACAAACTGTGCTGTATTAGGTATTGCCATTTTGAATATGGAGAATTATCATGATTCATTATTTAAAAGCATTGTACATGGTTTAGGTGCAGCTGTTGGTTTTACTTTAGCCATCGTATTATTAGCTGGTATTAGAGAAAAGATTGAATACAATGATATACCAAAGGCATTTCAAGGTTTTTCAATTGTATTAATTACAGCAGGATTAATGGCAATAGCATTTTTAGGGTTTGACGGACTATTTTAA
- a CDS encoding RnfABCDGE type electron transport complex subunit B: protein MDFNNIIFGAISIGGLGLVFGLFLGIAAKVFAVEVDPKVEAISEALPGVNCGACGYAGCDQLAKAIASEEAEVNACPVGGASTTEAIASIMGMEADAAVKKVAFVKCNGTCENSKDKYIYHGVEDCKMANAVPGRGAKGCEYGCLGHGTCVKACNFGAIDIIDGIAVINEEKCTSCGLCVQACPKRLIDIVPTKSRVRVQCNSREKGKDVKEACSVGCIACRLCVKACEYDAIRVIDNIAQVDYEKCTQCNACAEKCPVKIINPA, encoded by the coding sequence ATGGACTTTAATAATATAATATTTGGTGCAATCAGTATTGGTGGTCTAGGTTTGGTATTTGGTTTATTCTTAGGGATTGCCGCCAAAGTCTTTGCAGTAGAAGTAGATCCAAAGGTAGAAGCAATTTCAGAAGCATTACCAGGTGTTAACTGTGGTGCTTGTGGATATGCAGGTTGTGATCAGTTGGCAAAAGCCATTGCAAGTGAAGAAGCAGAAGTAAATGCTTGTCCTGTAGGTGGTGCATCAACAACTGAAGCTATTGCTTCTATTATGGGAATGGAAGCAGATGCCGCTGTAAAAAAAGTAGCATTTGTAAAATGTAACGGAACGTGTGAGAATTCAAAAGATAAATACATTTACCATGGTGTAGAAGATTGTAAAATGGCGAATGCTGTACCAGGTAGAGGTGCTAAAGGCTGTGAATATGGTTGTTTAGGACATGGAACTTGTGTGAAAGCTTGTAATTTTGGAGCCATTGACATCATTGATGGTATTGCAGTAATTAATGAAGAAAAATGTACCAGCTGTGGTTTATGTGTTCAAGCTTGTCCAAAGCGATTAATTGATATTGTACCGACTAAGAGTAGAGTAAGGGTACAATGTAATTCAAGAGAAAAAGGAAAAGATGTAAAAGAAGCATGCTCTGTTGGATGTATTGCTTGTCGATTATGTGTAAAAGCTTGTGAATATGATGCCATTCGAGTCATTGATAATATTGCACAAGTAGATTATGAAAAATGTACACAATGTAATGCATGTGCAGAAAAATGTCCGGTTAAAATTATTAATCCAGCATAG
- a CDS encoding DUF4321 domain-containing protein: MAYTRREKNNWALFLLLLAGIVLGSFFGELAEGSTYFNWLNYGGTFGMNTPFNLNLGVILLEFKIAFDITIASLLGIAIAIFVYRKI; encoded by the coding sequence TTGGCGTATACTCGTAGAGAAAAAAATAATTGGGCACTTTTTTTATTGTTATTAGCAGGGATTGTTTTAGGCAGTTTTTTTGGTGAATTGGCTGAAGGGTCAACATATTTTAATTGGCTAAACTATGGCGGAACTTTTGGAATGAATACGCCTTTTAATCTTAACTTAGGTGTTATTTTATTGGAGTTCAAGATTGCGTTTGATATTACCATAGCAAGTTTGTTAGGTATTGCTATTGCAATATTTGTATATAGAAAAATATAA
- a CDS encoding Maf family protein, translating to MKKLILASQSPRRKELLKSLGLSFQSITSHIDEENFHLQSPEDMVKALAYAKADAVSKGVEEDAVIIGSDTVVVLDNKILGKPKNKEEAAYFLELLSGNMHTVYTGIAIKDNKNSNSYIDVEQTQVYMKKLTQDEIQAYIHSNEPMDKAGAYGIQGLGAIFIEKIIGDYYSVMGFPILKFYLGMQSMGINLFDVRDNY from the coding sequence ATGAAAAAATTAATTTTGGCATCTCAGTCTCCTAGAAGAAAAGAATTGTTAAAAAGTTTGGGGCTAAGTTTTCAAAGCATAACCAGTCATATTGATGAAGAAAACTTTCACCTTCAATCACCAGAAGATATGGTGAAGGCATTAGCTTATGCAAAAGCAGATGCTGTATCAAAAGGTGTTGAAGAAGATGCTGTAATCATTGGTTCAGACACCGTTGTTGTTTTGGATAACAAAATTCTAGGAAAACCAAAGAACAAAGAAGAAGCTGCTTATTTCTTAGAATTATTATCGGGTAATATGCATACTGTATACACTGGGATTGCTATTAAAGATAATAAAAATTCTAATTCATATATAGACGTTGAACAAACACAAGTCTATATGAAAAAACTGACTCAAGATGAAATCCAAGCTTATATTCACTCTAATGAACCTATGGATAAAGCTGGAGCATACGGAATCCAAGGCTTAGGGGCAATTTTTATTGAAAAAATAATAGGTGATTATTATAGTGTAATGGGATTTCCAATTTTAAAATTTTATTTAGGAATGCAATCCATGGGCATTAATTTATTTGACGTAAGAGATAATTATTAA
- the radC gene encoding RadC family protein translates to MGVNRLTVKELPLSERPYEKCEKFGAEILTDAELLAVIIRSGSREERSIDLAHKVLNMDRYKKGLINLHHLTIKDLTKVNGIGRVKAIQIKCIAELAKRMSKLRSIEKFNINSPSAVASCYMEDMRYLTQEHLKIIMLDTKNNIINDKVITKGTVNASLITPREVFIESIKNEAVNIILLHNHPSGDPTPSKEDILITKRIFKSGELLEVQLLDHIIIGDGQYVSFKEKGLL, encoded by the coding sequence ATGGGGGTTAATAGATTAACTGTTAAAGAATTGCCTTTGTCTGAAAGGCCTTATGAGAAATGTGAAAAATTCGGGGCTGAAATTTTAACAGATGCAGAGTTATTGGCTGTTATTATTAGAAGCGGTTCAAGAGAAGAACGTTCAATTGATTTGGCACATAAAGTATTGAATATGGATCGTTACAAAAAAGGATTGATTAATTTACATCATTTAACGATTAAAGATTTAACTAAGGTGAACGGCATTGGTAGAGTAAAGGCCATACAAATAAAGTGCATAGCAGAATTAGCAAAGCGAATGTCAAAATTACGAAGCATTGAAAAGTTTAACATTAATTCACCATCTGCTGTGGCAAGTTGTTATATGGAAGATATGCGGTATTTAACACAAGAACATCTGAAAATTATAATGTTGGACACAAAGAATAATATTATTAATGATAAAGTCATTACGAAAGGTACAGTCAATGCTTCTTTAATAACACCAAGAGAAGTTTTTATTGAATCTATAAAAAATGAAGCCGTTAACATTATATTGCTACATAATCATCCAAGTGGTGATCCAACACCCAGTAAAGAAGACATTCTGATAACAAAAAGAATTTTTAAATCAGGAGAACTTTTAGAGGTGCAATTATTGGATCATATTATTATTGGAGATGGACAGTATGTCAGTTTTAAAGAAAAAGGATTATTGTAA
- a CDS encoding rod shape-determining protein, giving the protein MVLAKVIGIDLGTKSVKIYKKYKGVVLLENNIIAQQKRSKNIFAAGNKAYEMLERTPKDIFVSYPVRSGVIADFDNMVKLINWYLNKINCKKGLFSNNTAYISVPWDISEVEKRAIYDLINHSNASIKKIKIIDKPIAAALGADINVQSPEGNMIVDIGGDTTEISVVSLGGIVSSKLINIGGNHLDEAIINYTKKNKGILIGSRTAEVVKMNLSTAIETNIGSIKVFGRDLVTGLPKEFEINSLEVYYAIKEYLYSIIDTIKFILERTPPELSADIIEQGIYLTGGGALIEGLPELIYKETDLKVNCVEEPMNSVIRGIGKIVEKTNTYESLIVAPKAKKYKYS; this is encoded by the coding sequence ATGGTCTTAGCAAAAGTCATTGGTATAGATTTAGGAACGAAATCCGTAAAAATATATAAAAAATATAAAGGCGTTGTATTATTAGAAAATAATATTATTGCACAACAAAAAAGAAGTAAAAATATTTTTGCTGCAGGTAATAAAGCGTATGAAATGCTTGAGCGAACACCAAAGGATATATTTGTTTCTTATCCTGTGAGAAGTGGTGTTATTGCTGATTTTGATAATATGGTAAAATTAATTAACTGGTATTTAAATAAAATTAATTGTAAAAAAGGGTTATTCAGTAATAATACAGCATATATTAGTGTGCCATGGGATATTTCAGAAGTAGAAAAAAGAGCCATTTATGATTTGATTAATCATTCTAATGCCAGTATTAAAAAAATAAAAATTATTGATAAACCTATAGCAGCAGCCTTAGGCGCAGATATTAATGTTCAATCTCCTGAGGGCAATATGATCGTAGACATTGGTGGTGATACCACTGAAATATCTGTTGTTTCATTAGGTGGTATTGTAAGTAGTAAGTTAATTAATATAGGTGGCAATCACTTAGACGAAGCCATTATTAATTATACAAAAAAGAATAAAGGGATTTTAATTGGTAGTCGAACAGCTGAAGTTGTAAAGATGAATTTATCAACAGCCATAGAAACAAATATTGGAAGTATTAAAGTTTTTGGTAGAGATTTGGTGACGGGTTTACCAAAAGAATTTGAAATCAATTCCTTAGAAGTCTATTATGCCATTAAAGAATATTTATATAGTATCATTGATACCATTAAGTTTATTCTAGAGAGAACACCTCCTGAGTTGTCTGCAGATATTATTGAACAAGGCATTTATCTAACAGGTGGCGGTGCATTAATTGAAGGATTACCAGAATTAATTTATAAGGAAACGGATTTGAAAGTTAATTGTGTTGAAGAACCGATGAATAGTGTTATTAGAGGGATAGGTAAAATTGTTGAAAAAACAAATACCTATGAATCTTTAATTGTGGCACCAAAGGCAAAAAAATATAAGTACTCATAA
- the mreC gene encoding rod shape-determining protein MreC → MKRNRGIKSKHVLILMTVLCLISIILTVNTRDRVSPIERSVAYIVVPMQRGIMSFGGWIQDKVDFVSNIRHLEEENETLQERVYQLEQDNNNLQQDRFELDRLRELYDLDEKYADYPKVGARVIGKDPGNWYNNFLIDKGSNDGLKVNMNVIAGNGLVGYISEVGPNYSKVVSIIDDVSSVSGMFLRTSDLGIVNGSRQLMDQGYLTVENINRDANIVNGDEVVTSHISDLYLQGILIGTIREIQEVPNSLTKSALLEPAVNFNHLQEVLVITELKQVD, encoded by the coding sequence ATGAAGAGGAATCGGGGTATAAAATCAAAACACGTCTTAATACTTATGACTGTTTTATGCCTAATAAGTATAATCTTAACGGTAAATACTAGAGATCGAGTGAGTCCAATTGAACGATCAGTTGCATACATAGTTGTACCCATGCAAAGGGGGATTATGTCCTTTGGTGGATGGATACAAGATAAAGTTGACTTTGTCAGCAACATTAGACATCTTGAAGAAGAAAATGAAACATTGCAAGAAAGAGTCTATCAGTTAGAACAAGATAATAATAATTTACAACAAGATCGGTTTGAATTGGATAGACTAAGAGAATTGTATGATTTAGATGAAAAATACGCAGATTATCCTAAAGTAGGTGCAAGGGTAATTGGAAAAGATCCAGGCAATTGGTATAATAATTTCCTAATCGATAAAGGAAGCAATGATGGATTAAAGGTGAATATGAATGTTATTGCAGGCAATGGTTTAGTCGGTTATATATCTGAGGTTGGTCCTAATTATTCAAAGGTTGTTTCTATTATTGATGATGTCAGTAGCGTTAGTGGTATGTTTTTAAGAACTTCTGATTTAGGAATTGTAAATGGCAGCAGACAATTAATGGACCAAGGATATTTGACAGTAGAAAATATTAATCGAGATGCCAATATTGTTAACGGAGATGAAGTGGTTACGTCTCACATTAGTGATCTGTATTTACAGGGCATTTTAATCGGTACCATAAGAGAGATTCAAGAAGTACCGAACAGTTTAACCAAAAGCGCGTTACTTGAACCAGCAGTAAATTTTAACCATTTACAAGAAGTGTTGGTTATAACAGAGTTAAAACAGGTCGATTAA
- the mreD gene encoding rod shape-determining protein MreD has product MLKRFLVLSLIVLIGYILQSTLFQYLDVFQVAPNILLIITVSFALIRGKLEGAFIGFFCGLLMDIFFGRIIGFNALMYMYIGYFNGFVYKLFFKESLLIPTLMVLVSTFAYGFSYYVFAFLLRGRTEIWYYLYRIVIPEMVYTTFITLFLYRIILYINNKLELKEKGV; this is encoded by the coding sequence ATGTTGAAAAGATTTTTGGTTTTAAGCTTGATTGTTTTAATAGGTTATATACTTCAAAGCACACTGTTTCAATATCTAGATGTTTTTCAAGTTGCCCCTAATATTTTGCTGATTATAACCGTATCATTTGCTTTAATTAGAGGCAAGTTAGAAGGTGCATTTATAGGATTCTTTTGTGGTCTTTTAATGGACATTTTCTTTGGAAGAATTATTGGATTTAATGCTCTTATGTATATGTATATTGGCTATTTTAATGGATTTGTATACAAGTTATTCTTCAAAGAAAGTTTGCTCATTCCAACTTTAATGGTCTTAGTGAGTACTTTTGCCTATGGTTTTTCTTATTATGTCTTTGCTTTTCTACTAAGAGGAAGAACAGAGATATGGTATTATTTATATAGAATTGTCATACCAGAAATGGTTTATACAACTTTTATTACCTTATTCCTTTACCGTATTATTTTATACATAAACAATAAGCTTGAATTAAAAGAAAAAGGGGTGTAA